TAGTGAAAACCAAAGCGcatgaaaattgaaatatcataTCACTTTATTGTTCATGGCACATTACCGCAAATTATTAACCTTCCACGTTTCCACTATAACTTAAAAGGGGAATAAGATATAATTGTAAATTAATGTTTTGGGTATGTGATGCTACTGCCAGCCACGGACCGAAAGTGATATAAGTCATCTctcttaatatttttgtaatataatgcacattataaatatataacagaCAATCCCACCTCTGCTATAAGTCCAttataaataaactatataaatcAACGAcaattaaatacataaaaggagTCTCCATCAAACAAAATCATAAGGGTAAGCATTTTTCTTATCCGTAATTATATCACAAAGAACTTAGCCTATTTCTAGGAAATTTTGGTCTGTGGGACATTTTaattacaataatatatttCGAGTGGGGTATATCAATTATATAGTTATCCAGTAGTGaattattataacaaaataaaaaaaatccaagatcTTCCACAATGACCATTATAAATACCAGCTGACCCAAGCATATCTACAAATACAACCTAAGCCTTTCTCATTCCAAAAACAAACACTTCATTTATTACTAAGTTTTCTTGATCAACCGCAAATGGAGAGAATAAGAGATCTGTCGTCGAAGACAGCAGCAGTAATATTCACTAAGAGCTCTTGCTGTATGTGCCATAGCATCAAGACGTTATTCTACGAACTAGGAGCTAGTCCAGCGATCCACGAGCTCGATAAGGACTCCGAAGGCCGTGAAATGGAGCGGGCCCTGCGTGCGCTCGGCTCATCAAACCCAGCAGTTCCAGCTGTTTTTGTCGGAGGAAGGTATATCGGATCAGCCAAAGACATCATCTCGTTCCACGTCGACGGGTCGCTCAAACAAATGCTTAAAGACGCAAAGGCCATATGGCTATAGCGTTCTAACAGTtacatgtatgtatatatgcatgtatacatatatatatatatatgatgtcaATAATCAATGTGtaaaacatatatcatataGATAATCGGGAGGAAGCATAGATGTATTAAAATGCTGGGCTTCCTTCGCATGGAGGTGATTTATAATAAGTTATATACATTTATAGATGTATATATGCATCTTGACTTGCATTGTACGGAGGAAAAGACAAGTGTACTTTTAAGCAACTGTTGTAACACTAGTGTTTAAGTTCCACGGTAAAGataaacaaaaatgtaaaatcatATGATTAAATGCGTCATTTTGTTGAAATGCTACTgcattgatatttttattactgAACAGACGaatgaatataattaaatttaacaacAGTGACTGAGATATGGTGATATGATAGATCGATGAAGTGACAAGATGAGCGATGATTATCACAAAGGAATTATACACGTAGACGCTTAATTACTTCTATATAGGAATATAGGATCCCTTATCTTCTGTGAATGAATAGAAGGGCGAATATCTTATACACTTGAAAAGCTTCACCCACAAGTCACCGGAACATAGAACAACACTAGGTAAACATGTGGTCAGTGCGAAAATTCACGTCGCACTACCGgatatttttgtagttttaatctttttaattattaaatatcgACTAGGAtcaatttcataaatatatacaaaattcacATATGTTTTGTTTATCACTCAAAAATTAGGAATATGTAATACATAATTTTCCaagtaaaagaaaattgtaagaCTGATCTAATCTTTGAAAGAATTTTGTTTGCCAGCCATTTTACAAGTATGAAGTTACGTCTGGGAAGAGAGAGGACAAAAGCAGAATCAAACATGAGTGTGTATAAATGTAAGAATATGTCTTTAGGCAAGTTGGTGGTAGGGGACATTGAACAAGGGAATAATCACTACGTGTTTACATATATAGCTGatagatatgtatataattaacaCCAAAAGCTCGAATCCTGCTTTGGGTATACATTCTTCTTTTCTAGCCCATAATGATTCGAACAATGAGCCATGAGAGAAATCCAGCTACGAgcagaacaaaacaaaatgatCGACAACTTCACTTCGCTTTTACAGTATTTTGACTTCAAACTCGAAAGTCAAGAGAAACATTTTTATAGAATAAGTATCACTCATGCTAATATTTGAAAGGAAAAATAATGACTTTttcgctttttttttgttatcctatAAGCTTTTTGAtgaactatataatatataatgaataaagagttttttttttgacctagttatactgttaaaaaaaaaccagctataatgttcaaaaaaatccCTAGACATATATCATTACTAAAATTTACACCAGCACGTCTAACACTAGCTAGTAAACCAAGTTGTGTGAGGATGAGGGGGAATGTACATGAAAAgcaattatacaattacaaCGTGTTTGTAATTGTACCATATATATACTCTAGTGTGTTGGcaatatagataatataaaccgtcttttaaccaaaaataatctagcgaaaatttgaaaatcatcCTAAATTGTTCAGTCCGTTCAAGTCGACGTAAGCCAAGCCTTTTTAGTCCCATACACTCCCATGGAACAGATATATATACGTATTTGCTATGGGCTTTTCTTGGTCTGTTCAAAATTTATATAGTCGAGaagttccttttttttaaacactataGTTGACAAGTACAAAACAAACTTAATTACCTAATTTAACTGCTGTGTCTTTGACTTCTACGTGGTTAATATACAGTTCCTAAACTTTCATTGTCAATGAGATTCGTTTTAAAAAGCTTCGGAGACGTAAGAGCACCCGCAATGAATGAGAATTCTTAAGTGGAAGTCAttagagaaaaaataattaaataatcggTAGACTCCACTAAAAGCTAAGGATTCGATccttaaaattcttaaataaggaCTATTTCTTAGTGAATTCTTGCACTATTTGCGGATCCCGACGACATGTGGCGACCTACgattggttgatatttattttttttatctaaaaaagaaaaattaattttaatacttaaaaaatcaaaatacactTTTTCTAAGGATTTCTTTTAGATTAACACCATTGCGGGTGCTCTAAGTGACAAAGCATGGACGCAAATAACGCGCGTTTCCTTCACTTGCATGCCTTTAGATCCAGTTATACTATACTGCTCAGAGACTCTCAGACATAAATATTCCAAGTCATTACAATGTACGCAATCAACCTCCTCGAATCGTATGCTTAATTTAATTATGATCGTCGccttatttaataatatatatgcttaattaaaaaattacataattattttgctgcaacttgtttttttttctttttttttcatgttaagaaaaaattattgttaaaagGAAAAAGACTAGTCCAAGAGGGATCTTGCACTACTTACCTTCCCTATAAATAGCCCAAGCAGACCATCAAGTTTTACAACGAACAAAGAAACATAcatcacagctaaagataaatCATTTCTCGACCGTTCAAAGCCGTTTGATCAGAATCTGATCATGGACAAGGTGATGAGAATGTCATCAGAGAAAGGAGTTGTGATCTTCACCAAAAACTCGTGCTGTCTTTGCTACGCCGTGCAGGTCCTTTTCCGTGACCTTAGGGTTCAGCCAAAAGTCCACGAGATCGACAATGATCCTGACTGCCGCGAGATCGAGAAGGCATTAGTCCGTCTTGGCTGCGCCAACGCGGTTCCTGCTGTTTTTGTTAGTGGTAAGCTGGTGGGTTCGACCAACGATGTTATGTCGCTTCACCTAAGTGGATCTCTCGTTCCCTTGATCAAGCCGTATCAGTCGTTCCATAACTAGAAAATGAATCGATCACTACGAAAAGATAATGGTGTGAAAGATAACACGTAAATGTGTGTCATGttatattgatataatataactaatgtttatgttttgtttagCTCATGTCTAAGAAATTAATTAGCTAGCATTTGTATTTCCAGCTTAATTAATCAGTGGATGTACTGAACTACTGATGTGTATCTATTGTTATggatgaaattattttttatatgttaaagtGCATGTCTTTCGTTTAACTTTTTTGTATATCGTCTATCATCATTTATCACATTCTCTTCATAGTTTTAATGAGAAGAGTAATTTGGAGGTCTATTAAAAATGACATCGGATAGTAGTTAATTTACTAAGAAAAGATAGGGAGTATATAGAAGCATATGTATATATTCAGAAGCATGAATTTCTTCAAAACGAAGATAAGGTCTAAACTAAACTATGTCCAAATCTTAATGAGAAATGGTTAGCTGGTTTCATATTTATAAcagaacaataataaaaatataaaaagaagatcCTAAATAGTAAATAATTGAACCTACAAATAATTGTTAGGTTTAGGAACATGAATTAATTCTCCATGCTCACTTTATATCACGATAACGAAGCACACAATTCTCTTTCATTTATTAGTCTTTTCAATTCCATGCGCAAACTACTAGTATAGGGATCCGAGGGACACTGTAAACAAAAGTTTTAGAGTTGGAAGCACCAAAATCAAAATACATGTATAACGAGGTGTATTTTAAAAAGGATAAGTAAAGAAACTGCATAGGTTGGTGTTTGTTATTGTGATGATGATTGgagatggcaaaaaaaaaaaggaaagagaaaaagaggaaGGTGGGATTTACTTAACTTCCGAGTTCTTTGGGGATCCATGGAGAATCTAATCGGGTAGTGTATGAGGAAGGAACGTGTAAAAACTACCTTCACTTGCTGTCTTTGTCTGTAAAGGATTCAAAGGTTCTCAAGCTTTGGACCGGCAAGCGCGTGAGAAAAGAACTCCCCGATCTATATTCATTTATATCATCACCTTTGTTCTAAAGGCATCCCTGACTTTATGAACAATCGACACTAGTTTATACTGTTATTCATCATATTCAACTAAACGGCTGGAagcataaaaaattatatagattaAGCTCTTGAATCGTAGTGTTCCAACAAACAATCCTCTCCACAAGAATGTATAATGACCATATCTCTTAATAAGCTTATTTCTTCCTTAATTTGCAATACTTGGACATCGAACTATATAACTTTCTATGTATAAACATCAATTATTCATTTGGTCAACTACTATACTACAGCAAAaactctatatattaataatattgagattatgatattttattaatctacagagttattaatttacaaaatttatccTTTTTAagcttatatattttgaataattttttatttgaaaataagataaatttaatttttgaggTCTATATGTTGATTAGAGTatacaaatacaaatttcattttttttttcaaacattttgtgcatgtatatacatttttagttgtaaaaataaaaaaaaaattacatcaaaatattttgaaatgtttagaaaaaataaagatagacttcATTATGATTCCtgaataaaaactaataatacgatattaattattaatttatatttatattatgtttatttgaaattttttttaaaaatattattttattgcatTGGTCCAATTTAAccaatgagattttttttgtttattgtgtttattaatttatcggatattaatttaatttagagAGTTTATAGTGTAGTTATATTTAATAAGTTGTTATGTTTGTCCTTTTAACTAAATAGTGATAACATTAGGCGTGTAAAATCACAGGTTAGTATGAGCTAAATTTTTTAATTGCGATCCTAAAAGCTAATTAAAGGGAAATAATTAAACTTTTGGAAAGGACATACAGCAAaacttttatttcatatattttgggGTGAATTAAAATTTCCCCCAATTAAAAAACGCTGCTGGTTCATCGTCCTGTGGGGTTGAACCTAATTCCAAATCAGATGGGTGGTGCAAGTGCTAGTCTCCTCCATCCAATGGATACAGATTCTGCAATTCCTAGAGACAGAGACTTTGGCAGATCCCAATTCGGGTGATTTGATTGACTGTGTTCATCGCGATTCtgagtatttttgaattattttggtttgattgtTGTTTCCTCAGCTGTGAACACTACAAGAGAAGGTGCAAAATAAGAGCGCCTTGCTGCAATCTCATCTTCCCATGCCGCCACTGCCACAACGACGCCGCGGTTCTTATTTCGATTGTTTTATAGGTTGTTGTTTTTGTCTTCTTCATGTCTTAGAAGAtttgccttcttcttcttgtttcagAACGCTTTACCTGATCCTAAAGAACGACATGATTTGGTCCGACAAAACGTCAAACAGGTTTGCATTTTGAAACATCCTCTCGTTCTCTAATctcttacatatatataagtcGTAACTGTTTGCCTTTGCCATTAAAGAACCATTAGTAACTTTgtcttgtttgttttttcaggtTATCTGTTCAGTGTGTGAAGCTGAGCAAGAGGTAAAGAGGGTTGCTTTAATTTGCTATTTTCATTATGTCAAAAATCATCACTTCAAATAAAGATTTAGGTAGCTCAAGTCTGCTCGAACTGCGGCGTCTGTATGGGAGAATACTTTTGCAACATCTGCAAATTCTTTGACGACGAGGTCTTCTTTTGCAtccttttattatatattgtttccttctcttttctttctctataACTCTCCTCCTCTTTGGCAGACCTCAAAAGAACAATTTCATTGTGACGACTGTGGGATTTGTAGGTGAGTGTTAAACTACATCTtcgtttagatttttttttttataactcttTTGACTTTAATCATTTTtgtggtttaatattttttcagagTTGGTGGGCGTGACAATTTCTTTCATTGCCAAAGCTGTGGTATGTCTTTCTTATAcccttttttaaaaatcaaacttgcatttg
The nucleotide sequence above comes from Brassica napus cultivar Da-Ae chromosome A9, Da-Ae, whole genome shotgun sequence. Encoded proteins:
- the LOC106375229 gene encoding glutaredoxin-C11, which translates into the protein MERIRDLSSKTAAVIFTKSSCCMCHSIKTLFYELGASPAIHELDKDSEGREMERALRALGSSNPAVPAVFVGGRYIGSAKDIISFHVDGSLKQMLKDAKAIWL
- the LOC106375232 gene encoding glutaredoxin-C14 yields the protein MDKVMRMSSEKGVVIFTKNSCCLCYAVQVLFRDLRVQPKVHEIDNDPDCREIEKALVRLGCANAVPAVFVSGKLVGSTNDVMSLHLSGSLVPLIKPYQSFHN